The genomic window TTCGCCGATAAAGGTGTTGCCATTTGGCAGCCGTTGGCATGCGTAGACTTCACTCTTCGAGTCGTAGCGAAAAACGACTTTCTTGTCGCGCGTGACTTCGGTTACTCCGTCGCCCGTGTTGAAGAGGATGTTTCCGTTGGGTAAGACCCATATATCGTCGCTGGTCTTCGCCGGGTATTCCCACTCGACTTTTCCTTCGGCCGAGACCAAGAAGACTTTGTTACCGGAATAATCAGCGCACGCGAATGGGTGCGGCGTCCCCGTTTGGATAAGCTCCGATTGACCGTATACCGGATTAGAAGTCATGAGATTCATGCAGGCGACGACGATGAAGACAATCCCCAGACTACGCATTATTGCTCCCCCTTACAGAACACCTGTCTGTTCTGAGAGTCAGATGATATCACCTAGCTTAAGTCCCGGTCACGGCGGGATGATCGGGAATCTGGGACTGGCTTCAACGCATCCTTCGGATAGCGGGCCTACTTCAATGAGCGAGAATTGAGTCCCCCGAGGAATTCTGATTAACTGGTTTGGGCCGGGAGATTGGACGGCAGGAATCGGTAGCGGCCTCAACACGGTACCAATACATCGGCTATAGCGGTCCTGAGAAGGGGGAGTCAAGTTAACCATGCGATCTTATGTCTGGATTTTCACAGCAGCGTGTCTGATTTGTGCCGCGTTCGCCAGTGCCGATTGGCCGGATTGGCGCGGACCCACGCAGGAAGGGCATTGTGACGACGCAAACCTGCCGTTGCATTGGTCCGAAACCGAGAACATTGCATGGAAGACTGAGATTCATGACATCGGTCTATCGACTCCTGTTGTTTGGGGGAACCAGATCTGGCTCACAACCGCCGTCAAGGATGGGACAGTTCTTTACGCAGTCTGCGTCGATGTGGAATCGGGGAAGATCGTCTACGACATTCCCGTGTTCAAGGTGGAGAGTCCACAGCACATCAATCCCACCAATTCATACGCTACGCCATCCGCTACCATTGAAGCGGGCCGCGTTTACGTACACTATGGTTCTTTGGGCACGGCATGCATTGATACCGCAAACGGCGAGACACTTTGGAAGCGTACGGATCTCAACTGTGACCACATGCAGGGGCCGGCTTCGTCGCCCATCCTCTTTGAGGATCTTGTCATTCTCACGATTGAAGGCACCGATAAGCAGTTCATGGTGGGTCTGAACAAGAAGACTGGAGAGACGGTATGGACCTATAACCGTCCTGCCGAACTCTACACGCCTGACATTCAGCCTGTTTATCTGAAGTCCTATCAGACGCCTATCATCATCAACGTGGA from Candidatus Hydrogenedentota bacterium includes these protein-coding regions:
- a CDS encoding PQQ-like beta-propeller repeat protein, which produces MRSYVWIFTAACLICAAFASADWPDWRGPTQEGHCDDANLPLHWSETENIAWKTEIHDIGLSTPVVWGNQIWLTTAVKDGTVLYAVCVDVESGKIVYDIPVFKVESPQHINPTNSYATPSATIEAGRVYVHYGSLGTACIDTANGETLWKRTDLNCDHMQGPASSPILFEDLVILTIEGTDKQFMVGLNKKTGETVWTYNRPAELYTPDIQPVYLKSYQTPIIINVEGKPQLVSNGALMATGHDPRTGTEIWRVLYRDDSTISRIVTGHGLMFINTGGNPGGTQLYAVRQGGVGDVTNTHVVWKMMEDAPHESSPVLVGDLLYTVGDKSAMLICSEAETGKQVWSQKMPRDIWASLLANKDHIYMLDRKGKTTVIAAGREYRELAVNQLDGEFLASPAVAGDSLLLRTKTHLYRIVEK